ttaatataagATATGTAATGAGTTTGTTAATTCCTATTTAAGTTATGTTTAATTTATGCCCTAATCAGCacaaacaataataaacaaaatagtttCTTAATACTGATTTTTTCCCTAGtgaaaatctaattgaaaaaatcaatacactcacaaattaaatacaataacaaaaaccaaaaatcaaaacatacacaaaagagtttaaaaattgagaatatatatatatatatatgtgtgtgtgtgtgtgtgtgtgtgtgtctataaaTATAATACTTACATAAGAGAACCGAGAATTTAAATGGGTGTCCATTATTTTACTTCTTTATAGTAAACTTTCTTTGGCATAATATCCTACATGCAAATTCAGAAGTAAAGAACAATAAGtaattagatttttatttatatataaaattcatcttacttatatttaaaaaaaaggtaagatgaatttattagattaagggtccgtttggatagaacttattgctgaaaactgaaaactgaaaacactgtagcaaaataatttttaaatgtgtgaatagtgatgcgagacccatttttaataaaaaattgataaaaaagtacatgaacagtgcgcgcacagtgcCGCACAGTATGCGCACAGTGCCGCACAGTGCCCGCATGTCCCCTCTGCAGcagaatcaaaaaaaaaaaaaaaaaaaaccaaaacgtaAAACGCAAAACGTGGAAACGCAACTGTATCCAAACCCCCTCTAAAACATAAGCGTAagttgtattttgaaaaaaataaatacaaaaacattGGGTGTATTGTGTGAGATTTTAATTATAGAGATGACTTATAGATTGAGAGAGATTGTATTGAAAAATCATGGctgaatatatataagttttaaaaattttgataatagatttttaattggagtagaatttaaatttctaaaacttagATGATAAAATTTTGTCTAAATTAAATTGTTGTTAAATTGTATTCCTTagtcaagagttttgtagcttAATATCCTTATAAAATACTAATTTAATAAGATgcaacttgaggaaaaaaaaaatgtggattgtgtgatatttaagttaaaaaaattttataatagacttttagcttgaatagaatttaaatttgttttaaattattgttaaataatgcaactttttgaaaaaaaaaaaaaacatgggttGCGCGGGATTTAAGTTTAGCAATTTTTGATAATAGgcttttagtttgaataaaatttaaatttgttttaaattattgttaaatctaTCCCTTAGTCAAAAAATGGAGGTTTTCGTTAGAAAGAAAACATGAGTTGTTGTgtgagatttaagtttagaaattttgataataatcttttagtttgaatataatttatatttgttgaaatttaaatgacaaagttttacctaaattaaaattgttaaatattatcccttaattgaggaaatatattctaacaaaaaaataataattatggcTTCTAAGctctaacttttattatatagtatataatataatatgatatgatgTTAAATTATGCAacttgagaaaaaaacaaaaccaaacagaATATTCATTTTAGGACTTTTGTCCAATTTCGTTAAAATAATTGCTGTTAAGTAtgcaattaactaataaaaaaaatgaacagaataaaattaaagaacttAAATGAATTTCAGCAAAACATAGaggatataatttttattttagccaaTTTTATATTAGgagactttttttaaaatattttttaaaaaagatgaaaaaatttgaaaaaaatcaaaaaatgtcAACCGGTTAGTGGGTCGAATTCCTAATAGGAGTAGGAGAGggaattcaaatatatatatttatttttgtgctGAATAGTAGGAGACCCAAATAATAGTGAGATATTTGTGGGTAATGGCTATATATATAACCTTAAGCAGAGCTATTAATTTTACAGCTTAAAATCATTTGTTTGAATCTCACACTTTCTACATTTtgtaagccaaaaaaaaaaaaaaactgagactctctctctctctctctttttatctaGGGGATTCCGTGGGCCATCAAATCCTGACCGTTAAAAAACTCCTGATTTGGCAAATCAGCCACAAATCCCAAAGGTACACACTTTACACTCTCTCTTCTCCGCATtttattacaattattatttgtttctctctttgcttaaaaaaaaaaaacaaattcaaaaatcgaaaaaaaaattaaaaatcctcACGAGAAATTCACCAATTAATGAATTTactctttccttttctctcactttctcgCTCTATAACttgtttgttttaaatttcttcAATCTATGGTGGGAACTAAGAACCCTAATTCTTCGATTCTCACCCTTCAGTGGTgggacaacaacaacaacaacaacaacatcacaaCAATCgcaaaaccctaaccctaaatTCTAATTCTACTACCGAGATTTTTATCCCTTCTTTTTTGCCATGGACTCCGAAAAGCTCTCCTCCGTTAACCCTAGGGCCACCACTGCGGCCTCTACTACCGACCTTGGGGCGCAGAAGCCTCCTCCGCCGCCGATTCTCGAGCGGTTCAGGGCGCTGCTGAAGCAGCGGGACGACGAACTCAGGGCTTCGGCCGGAGGAGGAGGGGGCGGCGTCGACGACGAAGACGACGATGAAATCGACGAGAGCTTCGTCGTTCCGCCGCCGAGTTCCGAGGAAATTGTGGAGCTCTACGAGATGTTTTTGGGGGAGCTGACTTTCAATTCGAAGCCCGTTATTACGGATCTCACGATAATCGCCGGCGAGCAGAAGGAGCACGGGAAAGGTATCGCCGATGCGATTTGCGCTCGGATTATCGAGGTTCGTTTCGGTGTTTGTAGAATTTTGGGAGAGGAGTGAGAAAGATTAACCAATAATTAGGGGGGGGTTTCGCTGAGTTTTGTATCGGTTAtggggttttagggtttttttttttttccggtgTGTATTTCATTTGTACTCGGCttagtgttgtgtaatttcgAAGTTTTTGGAGTTCTTCAAAGTGTAAAGATTAGAATTTGGTACTTTTCTTAGTCtcctttgtttttattctttgtgtGCTGTTTGGTTTAGGCAAAGgtaaaagattcaaaatttcaatgaaGTTTAAGATGGGTGTCTAATCCATCTGAATTGATATTCCTAGTCTAACTGCAATGGTTACGGATTGTTAGGAAATGGTGCTAATATTGTTGTAGAATTTTAGGATGCAACCTATGAGGATTTGGTTACAAGTTGAATAATTTTCGAGAATAGGGCCAAGGGCCAAGAGCTTTGTAGCTTAATAGcactttttgttgttttcaacGGAGAagtctagggttcaaatcccctctCCCCTagctatcaaattatcaaaaagttTTCGAGAACAACAGGGAGGTCTGTGGATGATAAAGGCAGAGAGATTGTAGTTTTTCTATGTGATGGATGATTTGGGTTTAGTTTAACTGGAATGATTCCGTGAACCTTGCTAACAGAAGTTAGAATGGTGCTTGTAGTGCTTCTAGATTAACAGGATTTATAGTTAGTGCCCTATGTGATGGTCCATTACCCTCGAGTTTAATTTTTCACATGATATGTAATCATGTAATTTAGTAAACTATAGACTGGTGcggtttattttgaaaaaaaaacctaaagcCTTCCAAGTTTTCCTCTATCTGGGTTTTTTCCCCATGTTTTCCTTTGTAGTGCCTGAGTTTGTGCAAATTCATTAGTATTTGTATGTCTTGAGAGCCCCTTATATTTTACCCCTAAAGTGCATTCTTCAAATTTCTAcctttattggtaatttttattttggtggaGCTACTTTTTTGGGAAATTGGGGAACTGTTGTTTGTTGTTTGATATTCTAATGTCATCCCTTATATGTCTTCTGCAGGTCCCAGTCGAGCAAAAACTTCCTTCACTATATCTTTTAGACAGTATTGTGAAGAATATTGGCCGTGATTACGTAAGGCATTTCTCTCCCCGTCTGCCTGAGGTGAGTTTTGCATAATCATTtgcacatatatattttaagtccCTAGTTTTCTTGTCACATGATTTTGACAatattcttatttaattttttccaaggttttcTGTGAGGCATACAGGCAAGTTCACCCAAATCAGTATAATTCTATGCGACATCTCTTTGGCACCTGGTCAGCAGTATTTCCACCTTCCGTCCTTAATAAGATTGAGGCACAACTGCAATTTAATCCTTCAGTAAATAATCAATCATCTGTCTTGGCTACCATGAGGGCTTCTGAATCTCCACGACCAACACATGGCATTCATGTTAACCCAAAGTACCTGCGTCAGTTGGAACATTCAACTCTGGATACTGtaagctctctctttctctctcaaaagacACGGGTTGGACTGCTGCCTTTATGTAGTGCAGTAGTTGAAATTCTGGTTACTTGTCAAGATGTTTTATTCTAAATTCTTGCAGTGGGATATCTGTAGTAAATGCAGTGTTGCATCTTCTAGTCAAGATGTTGCTGGACTAGTAGCAATCTATATATTTCACCAGAATTTGGAATATACCGACATCTATGTCTTCATTCATTATAAAGTTCTGCAGCTCAGATATTTGGATATTTTGTAGGAGGTGTGGCTGACCATTGTGATTAGATGTggaaatattttcttcttagaTCGTATTTTATAATTGCTGATATGATATTTGAGGGCTTAGCAATAGCCTATGTAAAGGCTTTATTGTAATCAATTACATTCAAAGAGGGTGAATTactgaatttattaaaattccAGCAGCTTATTTTAAGCTTTGAGGGCGTGAATGCCATCTTCTTCTTTCATGTGATTGCTTTGGAAACGTAGGTCTGATGTCTTAGggtttatttctctttctttctggaTCTATTAACTGTTTTAACACCAAACTCATTCAATATCCAATCTTTTATTACCTAACACTACCTAAATCCTTTCACATCAAAATCTATTCAAGAACCTAATTTAGTGATGAATTCCTAAAGGTCCTACATCATAACAAGTTTTGTAAGAgaaattttcttgtgttttctaTACTATGGTgtggaaaagaaataaaattacttGATTAGATGGCCAAATGAGTGATGCCTAAGAATTGTGGAGTAAACATGTGTGATTTAGTCAAGGCCTACAGGTGCCTTCCCAAATTCGTTGCGGAGATTTCTATAGGCACCAAATGCCAATTAATATTTCGATGTAAACAACACTAGAATTCATACAGCGTTTATAACTCCTAGGCCCTAGCCATCATTTGGGGTCCAGCCCAGGGATTCCTCCTTGTAATTCCTTGATGTGAGTGGGGCGGGGGGACTACAAACACCCAGGAGAATAGTCAAGTGCTCGAAGAGCTCTGAACACTGGagatagcaacaaaaaaaaaaaaaaggaagaaaaaactAGAATTCATACAGAACTGGTAGGAACTCATGAGTTACCGTACCCAAATCACTTGGGACCATTTCATTATCTGGCTTGTGcctacttataaaaaaattatctggCTTGTGCCAAATGTGcattgtttgtgtttgtgatatATTGCGAAACAATGACACACATATCATAGGCTAGAGGATATGGAAAAAAAGTGCTATAATGAGCTCAAAATGATGGTTAACTTAGAATTGTTTTGGGGGGAATGGGATTCTGAATTCTGATCTCCTATCAATATTTTCAACTATCTTGGTTccatatattaattaaatctaattttttatttttgtgcacTTGTTCTGCTTGTGTGCATTCTTTTGGTCTACAGCTTTTATTttcctgtttttattttttcatttatttcataAATGAAGGGAGAAATCTGCTGTGCTacttttttttgtcctttatATAAGTCAATTTCGATGTTTTTGTTTCATCATCTGATTGTAACTGAATTTAGAAACCTGCCAAGACAAACTGTGTTACTTTCTGTTGTTGCTCAGTTGTGCATGAAATGGACAGCTTTggaatttaaaatttgtaatttgtttGTAACCCTTGCAGAATATTCAGCATCCTAGAGGAACTTCAGCTATAAAAATGTATGGTCAAAAACCTGCCATTCCATATGGCGAGTTTGATCCTGGTCATGCAGAGGTTGTATCCTCACAGGTTGGAGCCCAGAGATTGATCTCAACTGGAGATGCAGGTCATACACCTTTTGCCTTTGGGGCTAATAAGGCGCATCCACCTTCAACTGCCAGACTTGCAAGACCCTCTTCGCCTTCAAGGACTGGGCCTGATAGGTCTTTATCATTGGCAGGTGATGAATTTGCTGCAGAAAATTCTCCTAGAAGGTTTGTTGATAGGGCCTCTCCATCTCATCCATTTGAGTATGGACTTGGTAGAGTAATTGGTAGAGATGATGAAACAAGTGGCTGGCAGAGAAAACACTATTCTGATAATAATCAGAAAACTACTGCAGTATACCACTTTGGTAATGGACATGAGCACCAAAGACCGAGAGCTTTAATTGATGCGTATGGAAATGACACAGGGAAGAGATCTTATAACAATAAGCCTCTGCAGGTTCAACGCCTGGACAAAAATGATATAGACAGTAAGGTCACTCCAGCATCATGGCAGAATACTGAAGAGGAAGAGTTTAATTGGGACGATATGAGCCCCAATTTAGGAGACCGTGGTACAAGTAATGATTTCTTGTCATCAGCTGTTCCACCTTTTGGGAGCTTTAGAACAAGGCCAGGCTTTGGAGTGCAGAGTGCTTCCCCTTTGGAGCCTGATAATAGGAGCAGTTGGTCGAGTCAGGCTCAGCTTCCTGCAGTTGATGATTCTTCTATAAATGCTGAAGATCCAGTCTCCTTATCAAGTGTATGCTTCCTCCACTTGTTTGCTGTGCCGTTCTTGATTTTTAGGCAGCTTAGTTAGTTAATCTTGAATTTGAGTGATATTCTTCTTGCAACATAATCCACAGTTATGCTGAGTGGTGTGATTTTTGTTAGTTAATTTTCACTTCCTACCATATCTTTTTCCTTTGCTATCATGTGATTAGAGCGTTCCTTAAGAGTATTGTGGTTCCTCTATCGCAACACTGTCTTTTCAGCTCTTTACAAACATATTTAGGGGTCTTGAATTGAGGGTGAATACccttattttttcctttttagtaATTAGAATCCAACCGTGCATATTATATAGAGGGGATTGGTGTGATGCAAATATTAACAAGATTAAATACCATAAGATCAAGACATATTCTTAAGTTCCTTTAACTTAATATGCTGTTCAtcacattttatcttttttttttttttttttcctgttgaaCTTTAGCAGTTAATGTTATTTCATTaagacttttaaaaaaatgtattatattaagagaaagagagggagggGATGGGTAATACATCTTGCTAATATCTGGAACTTTTGGGCATTGGCTATAGTAGGGTTCatgattttatgtttttggttaTTATGCCTTGTGTGTCCACTATGCACTAGTTTGAGTTTTACGAGTGAAGGTTTCCAACcccaataatttttaaatttgtggtCCCAGTCAAACTAGTTTCCTTCTCTCCATCTTCTATAATTCCACTCCTTCAGCCTCATTACTTTAAACTGCAActgtaaatttttaattattcttcCTTAGCTGAAACACTCTGCGTTTGATAATCCTTATGTTATTCTTCATCAAAATACAATACCCAAAATGTCAAAAAGAGCCTCTAATTTCCTTTCACACAAGACAACTGCCATTGAGAACCAGTTATGAAAACCTTCTTGTTGCTAAATTTAGAACTCAAAATGTGCCCTCTTGCTCCTTCACAAAGCAGAAACCGCTGATTTCCCCAACCTTTAGCCACTAGTAAAGTCATGGTAGAAAGTTATAATACCCTATTTAGCCTCTGTTTGGGAAGCGTGTTTTGCTTCCCCGCGgtgttttttttagtgggtcccgtgcactgttcacgggtcCCGCAAactacttttttcaaaaaaacaactTTACAACTAGGTCCCATAGCACTATTCACAcgcatttaaaaatatattttgctacagtattttcagttttcagctgggATGCATGGACGAGGCAAAATGGCCGCTACACCTGCGTCTGACGCGGTGATGCACAAGCGATGCGGCTGCCTACGCGTCGGTGCCGAgcccagttttttttttttttttcccaactcggctcaggctcaggccaaTTTGCGCTATATCAGGAGAAACTGCCAAAACACACCGATACCGGTGCCGAACCGGCCGATTCaggctgaaattgaaaaaaaaaaaggaggggggaTGTTTTGAGGTATGGGGTGATGTGAGAGATTGCTTGTGTGTGAGACAGGGAGAAAACGAAAGAGAAAACAAGTTAAATACATACTTATCTGCTTTCGGAATCAAGAATGAGGCAATGAGCAGGAGCAGAAGGAATTGTTCTTCTTCAAGAGGATTTTGAACTTGAAAGAGTTAAGAGAGAAGCAGAAGTCTGTAGAATGGGTTGTGGGGGTAGGTAGGGTAATAAATGGGGGagatatttaaacaaatttttacttttttattctaCCATCTGATAGATCAAGAGATTTTATctatttgtttaattattttattaggatGTGTATTGCACTTTGCACACAAGGTAGATAGCTAATGTTTCACATAAACTCAATAATTAATGTAGTGGGTAATTAAGgggaaaaatgaataaataaataagaaagaaaaaagaaataataaaaatttatgggCTTAAGCAAGTTAATATTTAGTTGTTTAactttattttgatattaaaaaaaaaaaaactaaactcaGTTAATTaagcatttttaatatttatttcattagcttgtattattatttaactaaaaaaaagtaatacatttttttatgttaagATTTAAGactaaaatagtttgtattgtttgatatttagttgtttacttcctttaattgataattttatgttgtataagaatatatatatattttaggaactccgaaacaccttaaaacgatacaacaaaatatttagttatttacttccttaaatttggtatatgtttatataatgtgaaaaaagtatgcttcgcaatatattaaaaatataaataaaaatttttttagaaattttttaatcgcTGCACTCTGCCGCACCTGCACCCGCACTCGCACCCGCACTCGGAAAtacacccgtgcttcataggttttcagcaataagcggtatccaaatagaCCATTTGTGCTTTTTGACATCATTTGATGttttttatcacaattttttttttgacttgtCTCCAAAAAGCCAACATCCCTGAAACTATTAATATGTTCCGGGAATTGATAATATGATTAGAGAAAATGAACTTCCAACCTTACATTTGAATTTCTGCTATTTTGACTGCAGTTTGGTCGTGGATCAACGCGGAAGATATCTGGATTCCGAACTGAGAGAAATCAGAATCGGGATTCTCGCTATCCTCAGGAGGCTTGGAATATGCCTCCCCATCTCGCCAAAGGAAGAGAGAGGAATTTCCATATGCCCTTATTGGCAAGTGGTACATCTCCATCAGATTGTGAAAAAATGACTCCTCTTATAGATAAGCTTCCAGATGCTGACCCACAAATAAGCAGACCCCCTACAATTACATCAAGAATTGGTCCTAGTCTTGACTCGTTTGGTGTTGAGCCTCGGCCTGGTGTTGTACCCTCATATATGGGGGTAAGACCTCCCCTAAATGTGCATAACTCTCACCCACCGCATCTGCTACCTAATTTTATGCAGCAGAAACATATGAGGAGCCAATTCCAGTCAATAAATGCTAGCAATACTGTCAATAATCTAGGTCCAAATGGGTCTTTTTATATCCCTGAGCAGCAGATGGATGGTTTTGGAAACAAGGAGCTGAGTTCTTCAAAGCTGCAACAATTGCCTAGTCAGCATGCAGGACTAATTCCTCTAAGCCAGGCACAAGTCACTCCTTTACAGCCACAATTTCTTCCATCTCACGAGGTGCATCAATCTGCAGCAGCTGTGTTGCCACCTCATTTTCTGGCAGCCCCTTTGAATCATGGATATAATTCACGAGGGCATGGTGCCACTGTTAGTACAGGTCCATCAAATCCTGTACCTGGTGTACAGTTGAATATCCTAAACAGGCCTTTACATTTACAGGGGGGCTCATTGCCACCTCTACCTCCCGGCCCTCCTCCTGTGCCATCACAAATGATGCCTCTCACACAAAATGCTGTTCCTGGTGTTTCTAGTCAACAGCCTAGCAGTGCATTTCCTGGATTGTTTGATTCTCTCATGGCTCAGGGTTTGATCTCATTGAACAAACAGGCTCAGGTATGCATTAATATTTCACTTTATGCTTTAAATgctcaattttgatttttgttttcttttccttggaATGCAATTGTTTGATTGTTTCTCAACCAAGTTATTTGATATATAGGATTCTGTAGGAGTTGAGTTTAATGCGGACCTTCTCAAGGTGCGTCATGAGTCTGCAATAAATGCCCTATATGCTGATCTCCCCAGACAATGCACAACCTGTGGCCTTAGATTCAAATGCCAAGAAGAACACCGTAGTCATATGGATTGGCATGTAACTAAGAATCGTATGTCTAAAAACCGAAAGCAGAAGCCTTCTCGTAAGTGGTTTGTAAGTGTGAGTATGTGGCTCAGTGGTGCAGAAGCATTAGGAGCTGAAGCAGTTCCTGGGTTTTTACCTACCGAGACTGTTGTAGAAAAGAAGGATGATGAAGAAATGGCTGTACCTGCTGATGAAGATCAGAATGCATGTGCATTATGTGGAGAGCCTTTTGAAGAGTTTTACAGTGATGAGGCAGAAGAATGGATGTATAAGGGGGCTATTTACTCAAATGCACCCAATGGCTTGACAGTAGGCATGGATAGGTCTCAGTTAGGCCCAATAGTGCATGCTAAGTGCCGGTCTGAATCTAGTGTGGTTTCCTCTGAAGATTTTAGACAAGAAGAAGGGGTATGCATTTCTTGTTCAACTCTTTCAGAATTTTGGCTTATATacatttatcaaaaataaaaaataaaaaataaaaaaagtttcttaTATACTTTCTTCTGAAAGTCTGTCTTTGTTTTATGGTTAAAGCCATAGTATTTTGTCTGAGGACTTTGTTATGCATTCATGTATATATCAATGAGCAATATATTACTCAAGACCAACGCAATTATGtgaatattttcatttgttatCTTACATCTAAAGCTcaacaaatgttttgtattcattcttttaattgttgtgtGCAGGGAATTACTGCAGAGGGTAGTCAAAGAAAACGTATGCGGATTTAACTTAGCTAGATTGACTTCTATGTCATCTGTAACATAATGTGATTTTGTTCGTGTTAATGGTATGCTCTTAACTAATTTTTACAGTAG
The sequence above is drawn from the Castanea sativa cultivar Marrone di Chiusa Pesio chromosome 5, ASM4071231v1 genome and encodes:
- the LOC142636136 gene encoding polyadenylation and cleavage factor homolog 4 isoform X1; translation: MDSEKLSSVNPRATTAASTTDLGAQKPPPPPILERFRALLKQRDDELRASAGGGGGGVDDEDDDEIDESFVVPPPSSEEIVELYEMFLGELTFNSKPVITDLTIIAGEQKEHGKGIADAICARIIEVPVEQKLPSLYLLDSIVKNIGRDYVRHFSPRLPEVFCEAYRQVHPNQYNSMRHLFGTWSAVFPPSVLNKIEAQLQFNPSVNNQSSVLATMRASESPRPTHGIHVNPKYLRQLEHSTLDTNIQHPRGTSAIKMYGQKPAIPYGEFDPGHAEVVSSQVGAQRLISTGDAGHTPFAFGANKAHPPSTARLARPSSPSRTGPDRSLSLAGDEFAAENSPRRFVDRASPSHPFEYGLGRVIGRDDETSGWQRKHYSDNNQKTTAVYHFGNGHEHQRPRALIDAYGNDTGKRSYNNKPLQVQRLDKNDIDSKVTPASWQNTEEEEFNWDDMSPNLGDRGTSNDFLSSAVPPFGSFRTRPGFGVQSASPLEPDNRSSWSSQAQLPAVDDSSINAEDPVSLSSFGRGSTRKISGFRTERNQNRDSRYPQEAWNMPPHLAKGRERNFHMPLLASGTSPSDCEKMTPLIDKLPDADPQISRPPTITSRIGPSLDSFGVEPRPGVVPSYMGVRPPLNVHNSHPPHLLPNFMQQKHMRSQFQSINASNTVNNLGPNGSFYIPEQQMDGFGNKELSSSKLQQLPSQHAGLIPLSQAQVTPLQPQFLPSHEVHQSAAAVLPPHFLAAPLNHGYNSRGHGATVSTGPSNPVPGVQLNILNRPLHLQGGSLPPLPPGPPPVPSQMMPLTQNAVPGVSSQQPSSAFPGLFDSLMAQGLISLNKQAQDSVGVEFNADLLKVRHESAINALYADLPRQCTTCGLRFKCQEEHRSHMDWHVTKNRMSKNRKQKPSRKWFVSVSMWLSGAEALGAEAVPGFLPTETVVEKKDDEEMAVPADEDQNACALCGEPFEEFYSDEAEEWMYKGAIYSNAPNGLTVGMDRSQLGPIVHAKCRSESSVVSSEDFRQEEGGITAEGSQRKRMRI
- the LOC142636136 gene encoding polyadenylation and cleavage factor homolog 4 isoform X2, with translation MRHLFGTWSAVFPPSVLNKIEAQLQFNPSVNNQSSVLATMRASESPRPTHGIHVNPKYLRQLEHSTLDTNIQHPRGTSAIKMYGQKPAIPYGEFDPGHAEVVSSQVGAQRLISTGDAGHTPFAFGANKAHPPSTARLARPSSPSRTGPDRSLSLAGDEFAAENSPRRFVDRASPSHPFEYGLGRVIGRDDETSGWQRKHYSDNNQKTTAVYHFGNGHEHQRPRALIDAYGNDTGKRSYNNKPLQVQRLDKNDIDSKVTPASWQNTEEEEFNWDDMSPNLGDRGTSNDFLSSAVPPFGSFRTRPGFGVQSASPLEPDNRSSWSSQAQLPAVDDSSINAEDPVSLSSFGRGSTRKISGFRTERNQNRDSRYPQEAWNMPPHLAKGRERNFHMPLLASGTSPSDCEKMTPLIDKLPDADPQISRPPTITSRIGPSLDSFGVEPRPGVVPSYMGVRPPLNVHNSHPPHLLPNFMQQKHMRSQFQSINASNTVNNLGPNGSFYIPEQQMDGFGNKELSSSKLQQLPSQHAGLIPLSQAQVTPLQPQFLPSHEVHQSAAAVLPPHFLAAPLNHGYNSRGHGATVSTGPSNPVPGVQLNILNRPLHLQGGSLPPLPPGPPPVPSQMMPLTQNAVPGVSSQQPSSAFPGLFDSLMAQGLISLNKQAQDSVGVEFNADLLKVRHESAINALYADLPRQCTTCGLRFKCQEEHRSHMDWHVTKNRMSKNRKQKPSRKWFVSVSMWLSGAEALGAEAVPGFLPTETVVEKKDDEEMAVPADEDQNACALCGEPFEEFYSDEAEEWMYKGAIYSNAPNGLTVGMDRSQLGPIVHAKCRSESSVVSSEDFRQEEGGITAEGSQRKRMRI